One Vallitalea pronyensis genomic region harbors:
- a CDS encoding acetyl-CoA C-acetyltransferase: MESIVILSAVRTAVGNYGGALKDMHPSDLGKIVMEESIRRAGIPSKDIDEVLFGCVLQGGLGQNVARQCSLKAGIPEAIPAMTINKVCGSGLRTVSLGTQTIKAGDNQVVLVGGTENMSQGKYLLEGARFGYRMGHQPMIDAMIRDGLWDAMNDYHMGVTAENVAKAYQITREEQDTFAVYSQNKAEKAQKAGYFNEEIVPVEIKGRKGAVTVFDQDEYLRHGSDISKLEKLRPAFLKDGTVTAGNASGINDGAAALLLSTWQYARENQLEPLAKVIGYGDFGLDPKMMGLGPIGAINRALKKTDLSIEDIDLFEINEAFASQSIAVIRELGIDLDKVNVNGGAIAIGHPIGASGARILVTLLHALKRRNLRYGVAALCIGGGLGSAVIVENMQYNYLGKEG, from the coding sequence ATGGAATCGATTGTAATACTTTCAGCTGTGCGTACAGCTGTTGGGAATTATGGCGGCGCATTAAAAGACATGCACCCCTCGGATTTAGGAAAGATTGTCATGGAAGAAAGCATTCGGCGTGCAGGTATTCCTTCAAAAGATATCGATGAAGTCTTATTCGGCTGTGTTTTACAAGGCGGGCTGGGACAGAATGTAGCAAGACAATGCAGCTTAAAAGCAGGTATACCTGAAGCTATACCAGCCATGACCATCAACAAAGTATGTGGGTCAGGACTTCGAACGGTCAGTCTGGGGACACAAACCATCAAGGCAGGTGACAATCAGGTTGTCCTTGTCGGTGGTACAGAAAACATGAGTCAAGGTAAATATCTGCTTGAAGGTGCAAGGTTCGGGTACCGTATGGGACATCAACCGATGATTGATGCCATGATTCGGGATGGACTATGGGACGCCATGAATGATTATCACATGGGCGTTACAGCTGAAAATGTAGCGAAAGCCTATCAGATTACCAGAGAAGAGCAAGATACCTTCGCTGTATATTCCCAGAACAAAGCAGAAAAAGCCCAAAAGGCTGGGTATTTTAACGAAGAGATTGTACCTGTAGAGATCAAGGGACGAAAAGGTGCTGTCACCGTTTTTGACCAAGATGAATACTTACGACATGGTTCGGATATCAGTAAATTGGAAAAACTGCGACCAGCCTTTTTAAAAGATGGTACAGTGACAGCTGGTAATGCATCGGGTATCAATGATGGCGCAGCAGCACTCTTGCTGTCCACATGGCAGTACGCCAGGGAAAACCAATTAGAACCCCTTGCTAAAGTCATCGGATATGGTGATTTTGGATTAGACCCTAAGATGATGGGACTTGGACCTATCGGCGCTATCAATCGGGCACTTAAGAAAACCGACTTGTCCATAGAGGATATTGATCTTTTTGAAATTAACGAAGCATTTGCTTCCCAATCCATTGCTGTTATAAGAGAGTTAGGCATTGATTTAGATAAAGTCAATGTGAATGGAGGAGCCATTGCAATAGGACATCCCATAGGCGCATCAGGTGCACGTATTCTTGTGACATTACTACATGCCTTAAAAAGAAGGAATCTAAGATACGGTGTGGCTGCATTATGTATCGGTGGTGGTCTAGGCTCAGCGGTTATTGTTGAAAATATGCAGTATA
- a CDS encoding class II fructose-bisphosphate aldolase has translation MLVNMKNMLRDAASNQQIVPGFNVFGYEDAKIVIEVAEELGAPALLMTNRDAAGFMDLKYYGALYKIMAQESTTQVCIHLDHGKSKEEVVKAIQAGYTSVMYDGSALPIEENIQHSKVIADICRACDVSLEVEVGCVSYNEPHLKVEERLTEVEDMEKMIEGVEVDGIAVAVGNVHKMQEQKAVIDFVRLKNIYDVSDVPLVIHGTTGIPDEQIIKMRQYGIGKMNVGTAVRMAFGHTLREFTIQNPNVFDRIELVQKPMEEMKKVIRDKYNLLGWS, from the coding sequence ATGTTAGTCAATATGAAAAATATGTTGCGTGATGCAGCATCTAATCAGCAGATTGTCCCTGGTTTCAATGTATTTGGCTATGAAGATGCTAAGATTGTGATAGAGGTGGCTGAAGAGCTTGGAGCACCTGCTCTTCTTATGACCAACAGAGATGCAGCTGGTTTTATGGATTTAAAATATTATGGCGCATTGTACAAGATAATGGCCCAAGAATCCACCACTCAGGTGTGTATACACCTAGATCATGGGAAATCAAAAGAAGAAGTGGTAAAAGCCATACAAGCTGGTTATACATCGGTGATGTACGATGGGTCCGCATTACCCATAGAAGAGAATATTCAACATTCAAAAGTAATAGCGGATATCTGTAGGGCTTGTGACGTATCCCTTGAAGTGGAAGTAGGTTGTGTCTCTTATAATGAGCCTCACCTAAAAGTGGAAGAACGCTTGACAGAAGTCGAAGACATGGAAAAAATGATTGAGGGTGTAGAAGTGGACGGTATTGCTGTGGCAGTGGGTAATGTTCACAAAATGCAAGAGCAAAAGGCGGTCATTGATTTTGTAAGGTTAAAAAATATCTATGACGTCAGCGATGTACCCTTAGTTATTCACGGCACCACAGGCATACCCGATGAACAGATTATTAAGATGCGGCAGTATGGTATTGGCAAAATGAATGTGGGTACAGCCGTTCGTATGGCTTTTGGTCATACTTTAAGAGAATTTACAATACAAAACCCCAATGTATTTGATCGTATAGAATTGGTACAAAAACCAATGGAAGAAATGAAGAAAGTCATTCGTGATAAATACAATCTTCTTGGCTGGTCATGA
- the iolC gene encoding 5-dehydro-2-deoxygluconokinase, protein MKEIIFQENREMDVVAIGRIGIDLNPNEYNRPLEDTLTFTKTVGGSPANIAVATSRYGIKTGFIGRIADDAFGRYIVQYFKAKGIDTGGLVVDSHHHKTGLAFVEIKSPNDSDIIMYRSGAVDLQLTMDDIREDYIKETKALVISGTALAASPSREAVFLAIKLAKKHKTITVFDVDYRPYTWHSMKETSLYCSMAASMCDVIIGTREEFDVIEGVDIPDNQDDQVTADYWLAEQPQLIIVKRGREGSTAYLKSGESFVGEVFPVEALKTQGAGDSFAGGVISSLIKGKDIVEAMRYGAGAAAIVVQKNSCSEAMPTEKEIHDFIASYRGGRD, encoded by the coding sequence ATGAAAGAAATCATATTTCAAGAAAACCGGGAGATGGATGTTGTTGCTATTGGTCGGATAGGGATTGATCTTAACCCAAATGAATATAACCGACCATTGGAAGACACGCTGACTTTCACAAAAACAGTAGGAGGGTCCCCTGCAAATATTGCTGTGGCAACCTCCCGCTATGGTATTAAAACAGGTTTTATCGGAAGAATTGCAGACGATGCATTTGGACGATATATTGTTCAATATTTTAAAGCAAAAGGCATCGATACAGGTGGTCTTGTTGTTGATTCCCATCATCACAAAACAGGTCTTGCATTTGTTGAGATAAAAAGTCCCAATGATAGTGATATTATTATGTATCGGTCAGGGGCTGTTGATTTACAATTGACCATGGATGATATCCGTGAAGATTATATTAAAGAAACAAAAGCATTGGTCATATCTGGAACAGCACTGGCAGCAAGTCCTTCACGTGAGGCGGTATTTTTAGCCATAAAGCTTGCTAAAAAACACAAAACCATTACCGTATTTGACGTGGATTACCGGCCTTACACATGGCATTCCATGAAGGAAACATCACTGTACTGCTCCATGGCAGCCAGTATGTGCGATGTGATTATCGGTACACGTGAAGAGTTTGATGTGATTGAAGGTGTGGATATACCAGATAATCAGGATGACCAAGTGACAGCTGATTATTGGCTTGCAGAGCAGCCACAGTTAATCATTGTTAAACGTGGCCGTGAAGGTTCTACAGCCTATTTGAAGTCTGGTGAATCTTTTGTAGGTGAAGTATTTCCAGTAGAAGCCTTGAAGACCCAAGGTGCTGGTGACTCATTTGCTGGAGGCGTTATCAGTTCATTAATCAAAGGAAAAGATATCGTAGAGGCCATGCGTTATGGAGCAGGTGCAGCGGCTATCGTTGTACAGAAAAATAGTTGTTCCGAAGCCATGCCCACAGAAAAAGAGATACATGATTTTATTGCTAGTTATAGAGGCGGGAGGGATTAG
- a CDS encoding 3-oxoacid CoA-transferase subunit B, with translation MSTNTSVLKERIAKRIAREFHDRHVVNLGIGLPTKVANYIPEGTQVFFQSENGMICMGKSPKEGYETFDIVDAGAQYASVLSHGAFFDSAMSFGMIRGGHIDVCVLGALQVDGYGNLANWIIPGKMVPGMGGAMDLVTGAKRVIISTLHTNKGKAKILEKCTLPLTAAGKVDTIVTELAVMKVTKDGLKLLEVHESTTIEDVKALTEAKLIIDDDVKIWKES, from the coding sequence ATGTCTACTAACACAAGCGTATTGAAAGAACGTATTGCAAAACGTATTGCCAGAGAATTTCATGACCGCCATGTGGTTAATCTAGGCATCGGGTTACCAACCAAAGTAGCCAATTATATACCAGAAGGTACCCAGGTGTTTTTCCAATCGGAAAACGGCATGATCTGTATGGGTAAATCACCAAAAGAAGGTTACGAAACCTTCGATATTGTCGATGCAGGTGCCCAGTATGCCAGTGTTTTATCTCATGGGGCTTTTTTTGACAGTGCCATGTCTTTTGGCATGATTCGAGGAGGTCATATTGATGTCTGTGTTCTAGGGGCATTGCAAGTGGATGGATACGGTAATCTTGCCAATTGGATTATACCTGGGAAAATGGTGCCAGGTATGGGTGGTGCTATGGATTTGGTAACGGGTGCAAAAAGAGTCATTATATCCACATTACACACCAATAAAGGAAAAGCAAAGATTCTAGAAAAGTGTACATTGCCTCTAACGGCAGCAGGTAAAGTAGATACCATTGTTACAGAATTAGCAGTTATGAAAGTAACCAAGGATGGTCTGAAGTTATTAGAAGTACATGAAAGCACAACCATAGAGGACGTAAAAGCGCTAACAGAAGCTAAGTTGATCATAGATGATGATGTGAAAATCTGGAAGGAGAGCTAA
- a CDS encoding ABC transporter permease has translation MRSRAARLIHYSRNGELLKRYGMVLILLLMVVGFTVVKPVFFRSANIINIFRQVSVIGTIAFGVTLIIITGGIDLSSGSVVALVGVITASFAAPGQNVFIAVLIGLLIGAACGLFNGTVLAVTGIPPFIVTLGMMTAARGAALLFTGGRPVSNLSESFLTIGSGTVGIIPVPVIIFLSMGILTHILLRKTRFGKSIYAIGGNEQAAKVCGINVKKAIIIVYGFAGLMSAVAGIILTARVSSGNPTAGLSYELDAIASAVIGGTSLTGGVGYISGTIIGALIIGVLNNGLTLVGVSPDWQQIIKAIIIVGAVVLDSYRQKGGK, from the coding sequence ATGAGATCAAGAGCAGCTCGTTTGATTCATTACAGTAGAAACGGCGAATTGTTAAAACGTTATGGTATGGTATTAATTCTACTATTAATGGTAGTTGGTTTTACAGTTGTTAAGCCTGTTTTTTTTAGATCGGCTAACATCATCAATATTTTTCGGCAGGTATCCGTTATTGGAACCATTGCATTTGGTGTCACATTAATTATCATCACAGGTGGTATTGATTTATCATCAGGTTCTGTTGTTGCACTGGTAGGTGTTATTACAGCATCCTTCGCAGCTCCTGGTCAAAATGTCTTTATAGCAGTACTTATTGGATTGCTTATTGGAGCCGCTTGTGGGTTGTTTAATGGAACGGTTCTAGCAGTGACGGGTATACCCCCCTTTATTGTCACACTGGGTATGATGACAGCAGCTCGAGGGGCAGCGCTTTTATTCACAGGTGGTCGACCTGTCAGTAATCTATCGGAATCTTTTCTAACAATAGGTTCTGGAACCGTTGGTATTATCCCCGTACCCGTTATTATTTTCTTAAGTATGGGTATTCTTACGCATATTCTTCTAAGAAAAACACGATTTGGAAAAAGTATTTATGCCATTGGCGGTAATGAGCAAGCAGCAAAGGTATGTGGTATCAATGTAAAAAAAGCCATCATTATTGTTTATGGTTTTGCTGGCTTAATGTCAGCAGTTGCCGGTATTATCCTTACTGCTCGTGTCAGTTCTGGTAACCCAACAGCAGGATTATCTTATGAGCTGGATGCCATTGCTTCAGCGGTTATTGGTGGAACCAGTTTGACAGGTGGGGTAGGCTACATATCTGGAACAATTATTGGTGCGTTAATCATTGGTGTTTTAAACAATGGTCTCACATTGGTAGGTGTTTCTCCTGACTGGCAGCAAATCATTAAAGCAATTATCATCGTTGGTGCAGTTGTCCTTGATTCCTATCGACAAAAGGGTGGAAAATAA
- a CDS encoding CoA transferase subunit A, with translation MRKVVNQEKIKHCFFDGMTLMVGGFMGCGTPELLIDMVLDMGIKDITLICTDTATTDRGVGRLIVANRIKKLYASHIGLNPETGKQMNAGTLDVELVPQGTLVERIRAGGFGLGGVLTPTGLGTIVAEGKPIIEVDGQEFLLEKPLKADVSLIRGSLSDCYGNIIYRGTSNNFNQMMATAGETVIVETEKLVPAGALNKESIATPSIFVDYIIRGGGDNVY, from the coding sequence ATGAGAAAAGTGGTTAATCAGGAGAAAATAAAACATTGTTTTTTTGATGGTATGACCTTAATGGTTGGTGGTTTTATGGGATGTGGAACACCTGAATTGCTCATTGATATGGTACTTGATATGGGTATAAAAGACATCACTCTCATATGCACAGATACGGCAACCACTGACCGGGGCGTTGGTCGTTTAATTGTAGCCAATAGAATTAAGAAATTATATGCTTCCCATATTGGTCTGAACCCAGAGACAGGAAAACAAATGAATGCAGGTACATTAGATGTTGAATTAGTACCACAAGGTACATTAGTGGAAAGAATTCGTGCAGGCGGATTTGGTCTTGGAGGCGTTTTAACACCAACAGGACTTGGTACCATCGTTGCAGAAGGAAAACCTATTATTGAAGTAGATGGGCAGGAATTTTTATTAGAAAAGCCCTTGAAGGCAGATGTGAGCCTCATTCGTGGCAGCTTATCCGATTGCTATGGAAATATCATTTACAGAGGAACAAGCAACAATTTTAATCAAATGATGGCTACAGCTGGTGAAACGGTTATTGTTGAGACAGAAAAATTGGTACCAGCCGGAGCACTGAATAAAGAAAGCATTGCAACACCCAGTATTTTTGTGGATTATATTATTCGTGGAGGTGGAGATAATGTCTACTAA